One window of the Salvia splendens isolate huo1 chromosome 1, SspV2, whole genome shotgun sequence genome contains the following:
- the LOC121809931 gene encoding myb family transcription factor PHL7-like, whose amino-acid sequence MGVARSPGHSSNMGSHRSNSLSKERLKWTKELHDLFEKAVNQIGGPDRATPKGILKAMGIPGLTIFHVKSHLQKYRMSVFTREEDYTKGKLDRRSVSEMLPNFSAISGAQLNEALQTQMEAQRRLSDQLEVQKSLKMKIEAQGRFLDRIMEEYKNRQPGTTKPYSLILSLPSLSEESEQSNDKEFDSDLEGISDISYKEEFRPPKRIKIVQENVVPQMPISFNLDSQNLNMFPLDGISKNLYAEQEMGFMPWGSDTFSPSPLLLPPGMYSHLNR is encoded by the exons ATGGG TGTTGCAAGGTCGCCCGGCCACAGCAGCAACATGGGCTCTCACCGGTCGAACAGCTTGTCCAAGGAGAGGCTCAAGTGGACGAAAGAGCTGCACGACTTGTTCGAGAAGGCAGTCAATCAGATTGGAGGTCCAGACA gggcaACTCCTAAAGGTATTCTCAAGGCTATGGGTATTCCTGGGCTGACTATCTTTCATGTAAAGAGTCACTTGCAG AAATACAGGATGTCAGTATTTACTCGAGAAGAAGACTACACGA AAGGGAAGCTTGATAGACGGAGCGTATCGGAGATGCTGCCCAACTTCAGTGCTATCTC GGGTGCACAACTAAACGAGGCATTACAGACACAGATGGAAGCCCAGAGAAGACTCAGCGATCAGCTTGAG GTCCAGAAAAGCTTGAAGATGAAAATCGAAGCACAGGGAAGATTTCTAGACAGGATCATGGAGGAGTACAAGAACCGGCAGCCAGGAACCACCAAGCCATACTCTCTGATTCTCTCACTGCCATCACTCAGTGAGGAATCGGAGCAGTCAAATGACAAGGAATTCGACTCAGACTTGGAAGGCATTAGTGACATATCATATAAAGAAGAGTTCCGGCCTCCAAAGAGGATCAAGATTGTTCAGGAAAATGTTGTTCCACAAATGCCAATATCGTTCAATCTTGATTCACAAAACTTGAATATGTTCCCTCTTGATGGGATCAGCAAGAATCTCTATGCAGAGCAGGAGATGGGCTTCATGCCGTGGGGCAGCGACACCTTCTCGCCGTCGCCACTGCTGCTGCCGCCGGGCATGTACAGCCATCTGAATCGGTGA
- the LOC121809919 gene encoding calcium-dependent protein kinase 13-like: MGNCCRSPAAVAREDVKSSNFSGHDHGRKDKSSGNVKKAITVLTDVKKDNIDDKYLIDRELGRGEFGVTYLCIDRETRELLACKSISKRKLRTAVDIEDVRREVAIMKHLPRNSSIVSFKEACEDENAVHLVMELCEGGELFDRIVARGHYTERAAAAVMRTIVEVVQLCHKHGVIHRDLKPENFLFANKKENSPLKAIDFGLSIFFKPGERFSEIVGSPYYMAPEVLKRSYGPEIDIWSAGVILYILLCGVPPFWAESEQGVAQAIIRGKIDFEREPWPSISDSAKSLVRLMLEPDPKIRLTAKQVLEHTWLQNAKKAPNVPLGDVVKSRLKQFSLMNRFKRKALRVITDFLSNEEVEGIKEIFAKIDTDNDGKVSIEELKAGLLKFNGQMDPSEVQMLIEAVDTNGKGTLDYGEFLAISLHLQKMANDEHLHKAFSYFDKDGNGYIEHDELRDALMEDGVDDCTDVANDIFQEVDTDKDGRISYDEFVAMMKTGTDWRKASRHYSRGRFNSLSIKLMKDGSINLGE, translated from the exons ATGGGGAATTGCTGCAGATCTCCGGCAGCCGTCGCCAGAGAAGACGTCAAATCTTCCAACTTCTCCGGCCACGATCACGGCCGGAAGGATAAATCGTCGGGAAATGTGAAAAAAGCAATCACAGTTTTGACAGATGTGAAGAAGGATAACATTGACGATAAGTATCTAATCGACAGGGAGCTCGGCCGCGGCGAGTTCGGAGTCACTTATCTCTGCATTGATCGGGAGACGAGGGAGCTGCTGGCCTGCAAGTCGATATCGAAGCGGAAGCTACGGACGGCGGTGGACATCGAGGATGTGCGGCGGGAGGTGGCGATAATGAAGCATCTCCCGAGGAACTCGAGCATTGTCAGCTTCAAGGAGGCCTGCGAGGACGAGAATGCGGTGCATTTGGTGATGGAGCTGTGCGAGGGCGGGGAGCTGTTCGACAGGATCGTGGCGCGTGGACATTACACGGAGCGGGCCGCGGCTGCCGTGATGCGGACGATTGTAGAGGTCGTGCAGCTCTGCCACAAGCACGGCGTGATCCATCGGGATTTGAAGCCCGAGAATTTCCTGTTCGCGAATAAGAAGGAGAATTCGCCGCTTAAAGCTATCGATTTTGGCttgtcgatcttcttcaagccTG GTGAAAGGTTTTCGGAAATTGTGGGGAGCCCATACTATATGGCTCCAGAGGTTCTAAAGCGAAGCTACGGCCCAGAGATAGATATATGGAGTGCTGGCGTGATTCTCTATATATTGTTGTGTGGAGTTCCTCCTTTCTGGGCTG AATCTGAACAAGGCGTTGCCCAGGCCATCATACGTGGGAAAATAGACTTTGAGCGCGAACCATGGCCAAGTATTTCAGATAGCGCCAAGAGCCTTGTAAGACTGATGCTAGAACCTGATCCAAAGATTCGGTTGACTGCAAAGCAAGTTCTTG AACATACTTGGCTTCAGAATGCAAAGAAGGCTCCAAATGTTCCCCTTGGGGATGTTGTCAAGTCACGACTGAAGCAATTTTCATTGATGAATAGATTCAAGAGGAAGGCTCTTAGG GTGATTACTGATTTCTTGTCTAATGAAGAAGTTGAAGGTATCAAAGAGATATTTGCTAAGATAGATACAGATAATGATGGTAAAGTTTCAATTGAAGAACTGAAGGCTGGGTTATTGAAATTCAATGGGCAAATGGATCCATCTGAAGTGCAAATGCTCATTGAAGCT GTGGACACAAATGGTAAAGGAACCTTGGACTATGGTGAATTCCTTGCAATTTCACTCCATCTGCAGAAGATGGCCAATGATGAACATCTCCACAAGGCTTTCTCATACTTTGACAAAGATGGGAATGGTTACATTGAGCATGATGAGCTTCGAGATGCCTTGATGGAAGACGGAGTTGATGACTGTACAGATGTGGCAAATGATATTTTCCAGGAGGTTGACACAGACAAG GATGGGCGTATAAGCTATGATGAATTCGTTGCCATGATGAAAACTGGGACAGACTGGAGAAAGGCTTCTCGACATTACTCAAGAGGAAGATTCAACAGTTTGAGCATAAAGTTGATGAAGGATGGTTCTATAAACTTGGGTGAGTAA
- the LOC121794683 gene encoding PHD finger-like domain-containing protein 5A: protein MAKHHPDLIMCRKQPGIAIGRLCEKDDGKCVICDSYVRPCTLVRICDECNYGSFQGRCVICGGVGISDAYYCKECTQLEKDRDGCPKIVNLGSAKTDLFYERKKYGFKKR from the coding sequence ATGGCTAAACATCATCCTGATTTGATCATGTGTCGTAAGCAACCGGGCATTGCCATCGGAAGGCTGTGTGAGAAAGATGATGGCAAGTGTGTGATATGCGACTCCTATGTTCGCCCTTGCACCCTTGTGAGGATATGTGATGAGTGCAACTATGGGTCTTTCCAAGGCCGGTGCGTTATCTGTGGTGGGGTGGGGATCTCTGATGCCTACTACTGCAAGGAGTGCACTCAGCTGGAGAAGGACAGGGATGGGTGCCCCAAGATAGTGAATCTGGGTAGTGCTAAAACGGATCTATTCTATGAGCGCAAGAAGTATGGCTTCAAAAAGaggtga
- the LOC121794712 gene encoding histone H4 → MSGRGKGGKGLGKGGAKRHRKVLRDNIQGITKPAIRRLARRGGVKRISGLIYEETRGVLKIFLENVIRDAVTYTEHARRKTVTAMDVVYALKRQGRTLYGFGG, encoded by the coding sequence ATGTCGGGAAGAGGAAAAGGCGGAAAGGGGCTCGGCAAGGGCGGCGCCAAGCGCCACCGCAAGGTGCTGAGGGACAACATCCAGGGTATCACCAAGCCGGCCATCCGCCGTCTGGCTCGTCGTGGCGGCGTCAAACGTATCAGCGGCCTCATCTACGAGGAGACGCGCGGCGTGCTCAAGATCTTCCTCGAGAACGTCATCCGCGACGCTGTTACCTACACCGAGCACGCTCGCCGGAAAACCGTTACGGCTATGGACGTTGTATACGCGCTCAAGAGGCAGGGACGCACTCTCTACGGATTCGGCGGCTGA
- the LOC121794722 gene encoding protein trichome birefringence-like 3, whose amino-acid sequence MVCNNNSAFISTYLLIFLINLQFPLSGFPPMGMPKPPRGKLPLSILAIAICVLAFLVLLYTESITLFSPTSIFRLKPCARRYAAKKAATEKRKVDAALRRATDDRFEFDPKECSLNQGKWVFNRTNKPLYTDTSCPYLDRQVSCVKNGKRDLDYQKWEWRPDDCILPRFDPKTALLKLQGKRIMFVGDSLQRGQWQSLVCLVESVIPQGEKSMKRGRMHNVFKAKQYNTTIEFYWAPFLVESNSDLHIIADPKKRILRVDSVAKHAKHWTNVDILVFNTYVWWMSGLKIKSLWGSFANGEEGFQELDASVSYTLGLKTWANWVDSNINPNKTKVFFTTMSPTHQRSADWGNDKGIKCFNETKPIRNKWQWGTGSDLRIMRAVVDVVGKMKIPVTMLNVTQLSEYRIDAHSSIYTESGGRLLTDEEKKDPLHHADCIHWCLPGVPDTWNRILYAHLLFV is encoded by the exons ATGGTTTGTAATAATAATTCTGCATTCATTAGTACTTACCTCCTCATTTTTCTCATCAACCTCCAGTTTCCCTTATCTGGCTTTCCTCCAATGGGGATGCCAAAGCCCCCAAGAGGAAAGCTACCTCTGTCGATTCTTGCAATCGCTATCTGTGTGTTGGCTTTCCTCGTGCTGCTCTACACAGAGAGCATCACCTTATTTTCTCCCACCTCCATTTTTAGGCTCAAGCCCTGTGCCAGAAGGTATGCTGCCAAGAAAGCTGCCACAG AGAAAAGAAAAGTTGATGCAGCATTGAGACGTGCCACAGATGACCGGTTTGAGTTTGATCCGAAAGAGTGCTCTCTCAATCAAGGGAAATGGGTGTTCAACCGTACTAATAAGCCTCTGTATACGGACACATCATGCCCGTATCTGGATAGGCAGGTCTCGTGCGTCAAGAATGGGAAGCGCGATCTTGATTACCAGAAATGGGAATGGAGGCCTGATGACTGCATATTGCCTAG GTTTGATCCGAAAACTGCACTGCTGAAGCTGCAAGGGAAGAGGATCATGTTCGTTGGGGACTCACTGCAGAGAGGGCAGTGGCAGTCCCTCGTCTGCCTAGTTGAATCTGTGATACCACAAGGGGAGAAATCAATGAAACGAGGGCGTATGCATAACGTGTTCAAAGCCAAG CAATACAACACAACCATCGAGTTCTACTGGGCTCCGTTTCTCGTGGAATCAAACTCGGATCTTCACATAATAGCAGACCCAAAGAAGAGGATTCTGAGAGTCGATTCAGTAGCAAAGCATGCCAAGCACTGGACAAATGTAGATATCCTGGTATTCAACACATATGTTTGGTGGATGAGTGGTCTGAAGATTAAGTCACT ATGGGGTTCATTTGCAAATGGTGAAGAAGGATTTCAAGAACTTGATGCCTCTGTTTCCTACACATTAGGACTCAAGACATGGGCAAATTGGGTGGATTCAAATATAAATCCCAATAAAACAAAGGTGTTTTTCACCACAATGTCTCCTACTCATCAAAG GAGCGCAGACTGGGGCAACGACAAAGGCATCAAATGCTTCAACGAGACGAAGCCGATCAGAAACAAATGGCAGTGGGGGACCGGCTCCGATCTGCGGATCATGAGAGCCGTCGTCGACGTCGTCGGAAAGATGAAGATTCCGGTGACGATGCTGAACGTGACTCAGCTGTCGGAGTACAGAATCGATGCTCACTCCTCAATCTACACTGAATCGGGGGGAAGATTGTTGACGGATGAAGAGAAGAAGGATCCATTGCACCACGCGGATTGCATACATTGGTGTTTACCGGGAGTCCCCGACACTTGGAATCGGATTCTCTACGCGCATTTGCTCTTCGTGTAG